In a single window of the Spodoptera frugiperda isolate SF20-4 chromosome 19, AGI-APGP_CSIRO_Sfru_2.0, whole genome shotgun sequence genome:
- the LOC118281120 gene encoding lipase member H-like: MKGIVLLFCVFALGAALPYDPVLRKIDDGPRYQYVEGPDGTLHLEDLWVKASNLAEAAKYNPDRQNIYHLFTRQNPTVSQPMLIGNEGLLGLNNYNPARRTIILLHGWRADATTDFNSVLVPAFLSAEDVNVIVVDWSAGAGSINYATAVANTLPSGESVARFIDWLNTVTGAVPSMYHIVGHSIGAHKAGIVGRNLGGRIAYITALEAALPGWVTHGDKFRSDDGVYTEVIHTNAGLLGYVTPLGDVDFYPNGGIDMPGCNSQECDHARSYFYLAESLTTGGFTGRRCASYLTAMTGNCFLLGNLRMGGLVPKTGQSGIYWLETRSSPPFSRG, from the exons ATGAAGGGAATAGTTCTATTATTTTGTGTCTTCGCTCTTGGGGCGG CTCTCCCCTACGACCCTGTCCTAAGGAAGATAGACGATGGACCCAGATACCAGTATGTCGAAGGTCCAGACGGCACTCTTCACCTGGAGGACCTGTGGGTGAAAGCCAGTAACCTGGCTGAAGCAGCTAAATACAATCCTGATCGCCAAAACATCTACCATCTGTTTACCag ACAAAACCCAACAGTCAGCCAGCCGATGCTGATTGGCAACGAAGGTCTCCTCGGCCTGAACAACTACAACCCAGCCCGCAGGACCATCATACTCCTGCACGGGTGGAGAGCTGATGCCACCACTGACTTCAACAGCGTTCTCGTGCCTG CCTTCTTGTCTGCTGAGGATGTGAATGTGATTGTGGTGGACTGGAGTGCGGGCGCTGGGTCCATCAACTACGCTACTGCTGTAGCCAACACTTTACCTTCTG GTGAAAGCGTCGCCCGCTTCATAGACTGGCTAAACACGGTGACGGGCGCAGTCCCGAGCATGTACCACATCGTGGGACACAGTATCGGTGCCCACAAGGCTGGTATTGTGGGGAGAAACCTTGGGGGACGGATCGCGTATATCACTG CTTTAGAAGCAGCGTTACCTGGCTGGGTCACCCATGGTGACAAGTTCAGGAGTGATGATGGAGTATACACTGAAGTCATACATACAAATGCTGGTCTTCTTGGCTATGTGACTCCTCTAGGGGATGTGGACTTTTACCCCAATGGTGGGATTGACATGCCTGGCTGTAATTCCCAGGAGTGTGATCATGCTAG ATCATACTTCTACCTAGCCGAATCACTCACCACCGGAGGGTTCACAGGCAGACGATGTGCCTCCTACCTCACCGCTATGACAGGAAACTGCTTCCTCCTCGGCAATTTGAGGATGGGAGGTCTGGTGCCGAAGACTGG ACAATCTGGAATCTACTGGTTGGAAACGAGGTCCTCCCCTCCGTTCTCTCGTGGATAA
- the LOC118280902 gene encoding pancreatic lipase-related protein 2-like, whose translation NKLLSAVSCKYDRSDLKQTNRIRIHHTKSNDNVLLDLWTRSDLDEASTYNPEEMNTYHLFTRQNPTLSEPILTNNELWLETTHYNASKRTVVLIHGWLDTVTSDFVTVLVQAILQAEDANVIAVDWSPGSGTINYPVAVLNTPISAHAVAKFLNWLNNVSGSRLEDYHIIGHGLGAHQAGIAGRILGGWVGYITALDPAFPGWVTNEDRFKPTDGMYTEAIHTNAGVLGYLSPVADADFYPNGGIDMPGCYSQECDHNRSYHYLAESIISGGFIGSRCYTHGSAMSGHCFLGGKLRMGGIHSKPGQTGIFFLRTNASPPYSRD comes from the exons aataaattgctttCCGCAGTGTCCTGCAAATACGACCGCTCGGATTTGAAGCAGACCAATAGGATTCGGATACATCACACCAAGAGCAATGACAACGTTTTGTTGGACCTATGGACGAGGTCGGACCTGGATGAGGCCTCCACCTACAACCCTGAGGAGATGAACACCTACCATCTATTTACGAG ACAAAACCCAACACTAAGTGAGCCGATTTTAACGAACAATGAGTTATGGCTAGAGACCACCCACTACAACGCTAGCAAGCGGACAGTAGTCCTCATTCACGGCTGGTTGGATACCGTCACTTCAGACTTCGTCACCGTTCTGGTACAAG CAATATTGCAAGCAGAGGACGCCAATGTAATAGCAGTGGATTGGAGTCCCGGTTCAGGCACTATCAACTACCCCGTAGCTGTACTAAACACGCCTATATCTG CGCATGCTGTCGCCAAGTTCCTGAATTGGTTGAACAATGTCAGTGGATCTCGGTTGGAAGACTATCATATTATTGGCCATGGACTCGGGGCCCATCAGGCTGGTATAGCTGGAAGGATACTGGGCGGATGGGTTGGGTATATTACTG CTTTAGACCCAGCATTCCCAGGCTGGGTTACAAACGAAGACAGGTTCAAACCTACTGATGGGATGTATACTGAAGCTATACACACCAATGCTGGAGTACTTGGCTACCTGAGCCCTGTGGCTGATGCAGATTTCTACCCGAATGGGGGGATTGATATGCCAGGGTGTTATAGCCAGGAGTGTGATCATAATAG ATCCTACCACTACCTAGCAGAGTCCATTATAAGCGGTGGGTTCATCGGCAGTCGATGTTACACGCACGGGTCGGCCATGTCAGGGCACTGCTTCCTAGGAGGGAAGCTCAGGATGGGAGGGATCCACTCCAAACCTGG ACAAACGGGTATCTTCTTCCTACGGACAAATGCAAGCCCGCCGTATTCCCGCGACTAA
- the LOC118280901 gene encoding pancreatic lipase-related protein 2-like, with protein MLRSIAVLVAVLAISNALPADHVIAKLDPGPRYQYMTGPDGPELVDLWLKTSDVLAAARYNPDVNNHYHLFTRSNRAVSQPIPLGAETALRNSHFNRNRKTVFLIHGWRNTPTSDFNTHLISAYLTAQDVNVIMVDWSFGAAGEYLPAQTNTIRSGEHVARYINWLNAASGANLNNYHIIGHSLGAHQSGVVGRQLGGRVPYITGLDPALPGWVTHPQAFRSTDGIYTEVMHTDAGLYGIVNPAGDVDFYPNGGSWMPGCGDRNCNHHRCIFYMSESLTRGGFTGRRCENLNAALNSNCNGSGTLRMGGPTAKTGNSGIFFVRTNANSPYSQG; from the exons ATGTTACGGTCAATTGCAGTGTTGGTGGCAGTCCTGGCTATTTCAAATG cTCTCCCAGCAGACCATGTGATAGCCAAATTAGACCCTGGACCCCGCTACCAGTATATGACTGGACCTGATGGTCCGGAGCTGGTGGACCTGTGGTTGAAGACCAGCGACGTGTTGGCTGCTGCAAGATACAACCCTGATGTCAATAATCATTACCATCTTTTCACCAG ATCCAACCGTGCCGTAAGCCAGCCAATCCCACTGGGCGCTGAGACGGCACTCAGAAACTCTCACTTCAATCGCAACAGGAAGACAGTGTTCCTCATCCACGGCTGGAGAAACACACCTACTTCCGATTTTAATACGCATCTTATTAGTG CATACCTGACGGCTCAGGATGTGAACGTGATCATGGTGGACTGGAGTTTCGGAGCAGCCGGAGAATACTTGCCTGCACAGACCAACACCATCAGGTCTG GAGAGCACGTGGCTCGCTACATAAACTGGTTGAACGCTGCCAGTGGCGCCAATCTGAACAACTACCACATAATTGGCCACAGTCTTGGAGCTCACCAATCCGGTGTGGTGGGCAGGCAGCTGGGTGGACGAGTGCCTTATATTACAG GCCTGGACCCCGCACTCCCCGGTTGGGTAACCCACCCTCAAGCCTTCCGATCTACTGATGGTATCTACACGGAGGTAATGCACACTGATGCTGGACTCTACGGCATCGTGAACCCAGCTGGTGATGTCGACTTCTACCCCAATGGTGGGAGCTGGATGCCTGGGTGCGGGGACCGGAATTGTAATCATCATCG GTGCATCTTCTACATGAGCGAGTCTCTAACCAGAGGAGGGTTCACGGGCCGCCGCTGTGAGAACCTGAACGCAGCGCTGAACAGCAACTGCAACGGCTCCGGCACTCTGAGGATGGGAGGGCCCACTGCTAAGACTGG aaACTCTGGAATATTCTTCGTGAGGACGAACGCGAATTCTCCTTACTCCCAAGGTTGA
- the LOC126911779 gene encoding uncharacterized protein LOC126911779, translating to MYDKARILYNEAQDIIQNYKPPTSAEKGSKSPSTSSIRTTDTRNQEAADERQQTNMLSVDSDKPNIKPIGTPSTSLFKKIVSRGNASKLEEMLRKQKSNFKALSRAIRNVDMESLSGKWEFEDVLKTIQVKWSTIESLHWEIDCEMYSEDEEYEQEYSNHEQLYINIKKLVNSKMYSVSYRESFTPKIDIPTFSGNYQKWISFKDLFQEAVHNNKSIPNAQKMQLLKTKLKGEAERIIQHLNISSENYKVCWDILNHRYNNDRLIFTSHMNILLSIPTMQNQVDTQIKNMFDTINECMNSLKNLGIDVVAIGPMVVHLLTQKLDTQSLSEYTQSLDNPRALPVLTDFLKFLENKYTALESTRRKHYSSKSSSASSPSNNKDSEHQVNKKNQSKSNNFNKIDSNKPFLRSSTLKSCATRTQYCPLCKDDSHGLFYCKPFLELGSTEKRNTVQRFNLCENCLVDHKNKSCRSESKCRVCQGPHNTVLHDALQINAVSSKIDKSPSMSCEDNTHSNATHVSKEPVVEILLATALVRVQGINGEYHTMRALIDQGSQASLITENAAQILKLPRRACKGVIVGVSANQTNCKGVLSLVASSLYSNYTFQTEVVIMKKLINNLPNHSFSKPSWEYLQNIQLADTDFNVCRPIDLLLGAEVYAEIIMPGIIKENSSLPIAQQTQLGWILSGNVKSYQCNVIMNNIEDIQRFWSIEDVTDLNTDMSSEDHQCLQQYHSETVRREDGRYVVRLPLKPDINEKLGESKQRAVAQFYQLERKFARNKNISEDYKTFITEYIKLGHMRKCTQKRLPDCILPHLCVLRPDSTTTSLRVVFNASAKTSTGYSLNDLMYSGPNLQQDLFTLILKWRQYKYAFTADIEKMFRQILCNEKDLQYQKIVWRDSPSQVLREYELSTVTYGTKAAPFLAMMTLKRLAEDERSRYPTASAVLEQCFYMDDLLTGNHSIEEAKQLKADLINLLKSGGFNLRKWSSNNMDIQEAITNKEQAFEFKHQESTKTLGLRWHPQSDQFKFQMKIDTSSLTPSTKRSLLSDISKIFDPLGWLSPVSTKLKLLFQKVWSLNLQWDEAVPTNINEEWLKIKKELPHIEHINVPRWLQTPKNAIIELHRFCDSSEKAYACVIYGRIINLEEVEWQSPVVIVAGKSKLVPVNKSVSLPRLELCAAQLLSKLMKVVQNCLSNHTIRIYGWCDSTAVLGWLHGEPNRWKPFVANRVAQITEIIPTNSGRYVKSAENPADCASRGLLANQLQHHPLWWHGPTWLSTFKVDKNQNLPTYVTYEEIKKSIKSNVIQQNEDIVLKLLNKFSNFERAARVLAWTLRAISRSQHKPKYLTVSEIKIAKYRLIKRVQLTVFKEEIFSLRDQKQIDAKSKLLKLNPFLDQDGLLRVGGRLNNAKMSQNMKHPLIIPNNTHLSDLLIKQGHQMTLHGGARVTQAWLRHQYWILGGNRAIKKCLRNCVKCRKHDPIKHEQLMGDLPLARSNPTRPFFHTGVDFTGFVDVKASKGRGIKTTKGYIAVFVCMATKAVHIELVSDLTSSSFLAALRRMAARRGTPGHVYSDNGTNFVGASRILNEEFVNIQNTLDDSFFEAIASMEINWHFNAPSWPSAGGLWEAAVKSLKYHLKRVIGSQKLTFEEYSTLLAQIEACLNSRPLCALSEDPEDLDCLTPSHFLASGPTLTIIETERDLRTRWQLTQKIFDDLWKRWRAEYLCQLSARSKWRKPHQNLKINDIVIIHDVNLPPGKWPMGRVIELHPGKDGYVRVVTLRTKNGTLKRPITKLSVLPINDNNQSHDAEKENQEGQTNNNKYSKPASSKLCNFIITTLILLMFICSGTCEHKISKVADNKNIFFDKVTNMKWERDEWKLIVYCDMAPYWQGMNLLNKFITHLDNICLRDQIPQCNVVRLQLTHGYNELEHYNNVLLGQQGQVRRRRGLINGIGYVAHSLFGVLDETFAEQYQKDIALIRSDQKHLSNLWRNQTSIVEAELNVIKRIENTLDKQHKILNQHITNYYSDMNKLKEEIRHTDNKAKFTLSTFIANNIMTNLKEIQETLVDTVANIYYEKFNFHLLTPAQLKNELNVITGQISKDLALPINNIQADLAKIYHLLKVKARVTREFLIFEVRIPLVSREDYELYNLIPIPQQANTSMVIIVPVANSGLEPTDFSVFLPIWALFYRNTEI from the coding sequence ATGTACGATAAAGCAAGAATTCTTTACAATGAAGCTCAGgacattattcaaaattacaaGCCACCTACTAGTGCGGAAAAAGGGAGTAAGTCGCCTAGCACTTCATCAATTCGTACAACTGATACTCGCAATCAAGAAGCTGCGGATGAGCGACAACAAACGAACATGTTATCAGTAGATTCAGATAAACCAAATATCAAGCCAATTGGAACCCCATCCACATCATTGTTCAAGAAGATTGTCTCTCGAGGTAATGCCAGTAAATTGGAAGAAATGCTACGCAAGCAGAAGAGTAATTTCAAGGCTTTATCACGAGCAATCAGAAACGTGGATATGGAGAGCCTCTCCGGAAAATGGGAATTCGAAGATGTGCTCAAAACCATTCAAGTAAAATGGTCAACTATAGAATCCCTACACTGGGAAATAGATTGTGAGATGTACTCGGAAGATGAGGAGTATGAACAGGAATATAGCAACCACGAACAACTGTATATTAACATCAAAAAGTTGGTCAATAGCAAGATGTATTCTGTTTCATATCGGGAAAGTTTTACACCGAAAATAGATATACCTACCTTCTCAGGGAACTATCAAAAATGGATATCATTCAAGGACTTATTCCAAGAAGCAGTCCACAACAACAAATCCATCCCAAACGCCCAGAAGATGcagttattaaaaactaaactgaAAGGCGAAGCAGAAAGGATCATCCAGCACCTCAATATCAGTTCTGAAAATTACAAAGTTTGCTGGGACATATTGAATCATAGGTATAACAATGACAGATTAATTTTCACCTCTCACATGAACATACTGCTGTCAATACCTACAATGCAAAACCAAGTTGACACACAGATCAAGAACATGTTCGACACCATTAATGAATGCATGAACTCCTTAAAAAATCTTGGGATAGATGTAGTCGCCATTGGACCGATGGTGGTGCATTTACTCACACAGAAGCTGGATACTCAATCGCTTAGTGAATACACTCAATCATTAGACAATCCGAGAGCCTTGCCTGTTCTAACAGACTTTCTTAAATTTTTGGAAAACAAGTATACTGCTCTCGAGTCGACACGGCGAAAGCATTATTCATCCAAATCATCATCGGCGTCATCTCCGAGTAACAACAAAGATTCTGAACACCAAGTCAACAAAAAGAATCAATCAAAAtcgaataatttcaataaaattgactCGAATAAACCATTTTTGCGTAGTTCGACTTTAAAAAGTTGTGCAACGAGGACACAATATTGCCCACTATGCAAAGACGATAGCCACGGACTTTTCTACTGCAAGCCATTTTTAGAATTGGGGTCAACAGAAAAGAGAAACACAGTGCAAAGGTTCAACTTGTGTGAAAATTGCCTGGttgatcacaaaaataaatcatgcCGTTCTGAATCAAAATGCAGGGTGTGTCAAGGACCTCATAATACCGTATTGCACGATGCCTTACAGATAAACGCAGTGTCCAGCAAAATTGATAAGTCACCGTCTATGTCATGTGAAGACAATACACATAGTAATGCGACACACGTCAGCAAGGAACCTGTTGTTGAAATTCTGCTAGCAACGGCACTTGTCCGTGTACAAGGGATTAATGGGGAATATCACACAATGAGGGCTCTCATAGATCAAGGCTCCCAAGCCTCCCTCATTACTGAGAACGCGGCACAAATCCTGAAACTGCCACGCCGAGCATGCAAAGGCGTCATAGTTGGAGTCAGTGCCAATCAAACCAATTGTAAAGGAGTTCTCAGTCTTGTGGCGTCCTCATTGTACTCCAATTACACATTCCAAACAGAAGTTGTTATTATgaagaaattaattaacaatttaccAAATCATAGTTTCTCAAAACCATCGTGGGAATATCTTCAAAACATTCAACTAGCAGATACAGATTTCAACGTTTGTCGTCCAATAGATTTATTGCTGGGAGCAGAAGTTTACGCGGAAATCATCATGCCTGGCATAATCAAGGAAAACTCATCTCTACCAATAGCTCAACAGACTCAACTTGGCTGGATTTTGAGTGGCAATGTCAAGTCCTATCAATGCAACGTTATCATGAACAATATAGAAGACATACAAAGGTTTTGGAGCATTGAAGATGTCACCGATCTCAATACTGACATGTCCTCTGAAGACCATCAATGCCTTCAACAATATCACTCAGAAACAGTACGACGAGAAGATGGTAGATACGTGGTCAGACTGCCACTGAAGCCAGATATCAACGAAAAATTGGGAGAATCAAAACAAAGAGCCGTAGCACAATTTTATCAACTGGAAAGGAAATttgcaagaaataaaaatatttccgaaGATTACAAAACATTCATAACCGAGTACATCAAACTGGGTCACATGCGCAAGTGCACACAAAAGAGACTGCCGGATTGCATTTTACCTCACCTGTGCGTTTTACGGCCGGACTCGACAACAACATCGCTGCGAGTTGTATTTAACGCGTCAGCAAAAACTTCGACTGGCTACAGTCTTAATGATTTAATGTATAGCGGTCCGAATCTACAACAGGATTTGTTTACACTGATTCTGAAATGGAGGCAGTATAAATATGCATTCACAGCAGATATCGAGAAGATGTTTCGGCAGATCTTGTGTAATGAGAAGGACCTACAGTATCAGAAAATCGTCTGGCGTGACTCACCTTCCCAAGTGCTTAGAGAATATGAGTTGAGTACAGTCACCTATGGAACCAAAGCAGCTCCATTCCTGGCCATGATGACGTTGAAACGGTTAGCAGAAGACGAACGTTCAAGATACCCTACAGCATCAGCAGTCCTGGAACAGTGCTTCTACATGGATGATCTTCTGACAGGAAACCACAGCATAGAGGAAGCCAAGCAACTCAAGGCTGACCTAATAAATTTGCTGAAATCTGGTGGATTTAATTTGCGGAAATGGTCGTCAAATAACATGGACATACAAGAAGCAATAACAAACAAGGAACAAGCCTTCGAATTCAAGCATCAAGAATCAACCAAAACTTTGGGACTGCGCTGGCACCCACAGAGCGATCAATTCAAGTTCCAGATGAAGATTGACACATCATCATTGACGCCATCCACTAAAAGATCATTATTATCTGACATTTCAAAGATATTTGATCCACTCGGCTGGCTGTCTCCAGTATCAACCAAATTGAAACTTTTATTCCAAAAAGTTTGGTCGTTGAATCTTCAATGGGATGAAGCAGTACCTACAAACATCAATGAAGAAtggcttaaaataaaaaaggagttACCACATATCGAACATATTAACGTACCAAGATGGCTTCAAACGCCAAAAAATGCAATCATAGAGTTACACAGGTTCTGTGACTCATCAGAAAAGGCCTATGCATGTGTAATTTATGGCAGAATTATCAATCTGGAAGAGGTGGAGTGGCAATCTCCTGTGGTTATAGTAGCAGGAAAATCAAAGCTCGTGCCTGTCAACAAATCGGTATCTCTGCCTAGATTGGAGCTTTGCGCAGCACAATTGTTGTCAAAACTGATGAAAGTTGTTCAGAACTGTTTATCAAACCATACTATACGAATATACGGTTGGTGCGATTCGACCGCAGTACTAGGTTGGCTCCATGGTGAACCAAATCGCTGGAAACCATTCGTGGCTAACAGAGTAGCACAAATCACAGAGATAATACCAACGAATAGCGGGCGTTATGTGAAATCAGCCGAAAATCCAGCTGATTGCGCGAGCCGAGGTTTATTAGCGAATCAACTACAGCATCATCCACTTTGGTGGCACGGACCAACCTGGCTATCAACATTCAAAGTAGACAAAAATCAAAACCTACCAACTTACGTTACTTATGAGGAAATCAAAAAGtcaataaaaagtaatgtaattCAACAAAATGAggacattgttttaaaattattgaacaaaTTCAGCAATTTCGAACGAGCGGCGCGTGTTCTTGCTTGGACTTTGCGCGCCATATCTCGCAGTCAACACAAACCAAAGTATTTGACTGTCAgcgaaataaaaatagctaaATATCGCTTAATAAAACGAGTACAGCTAACGGTATTTAAGGAAGAGATATTTAGTCTCCGAGATCAGAAGCAAATAGACGCGAAGAGCAAATTGCTGAAGCTTAACCCATTTTTGGATCAAGACGGCCTATTGAGAGTCGGTGGCAGACTGAACAACGCGAAGATGAGCCAAAACATGAAGCATCCCCTTATCATTCCGAACAACACCCACCTCAGTGACTTATTGATCAAACAAGGACATCAGATGACACTTCATGGGGGAGCGAGAGTTACTCAAGCATGGCTGCGTCATCAATACTGGATTCTGGGAGGAAACCGAGCAATCAAGAAGTGCCTTCGGAACTGCGTCAAGTGCCGAAAACACGATCCAATCAAACACGAACAACTCATGGGCGACCTTCCTTTAGCACGCAGCAATCCAACACGACCATTTTTCCATACAGGGGTCGATTTTACCGGGTTTGTCGACGTAAAAGCAAGCAAGGGCCGAGGTATTAAGACCACGAAAGGGTACATCGCTGTATTCGTTTGTATGGCCACCAAGGCTGTGCACATCGAGTTAGTATCGGACCTGACCTCATCGTCGTTCCTAGCGGCTTTACGAAGAATGGCAGCTCGGAGAGGCACCCCAGGCCATGTCTATAGTGATAATGGCACGAATTTTGTTGGAGCAAGCAGAATTCTTAACGAAGAGTTCGTCAATATTCAAAACACCTTAGATGACAGTTTTTTCGAGGCTATTGCCAGTATGGAGATTAACTGGCATTTTAATGCCCCTTCCTGGCCTAGCGCCGGAGGCCTCTGGGAAGCCGCCGTCAAGAGTTTGAAGTACCATCTCAAACGAGTCATAGGAAGTCAGAAGCTGACGTTTGAAGAATATTCAACTTTGCTCGCTCAAATAGAAGCATGTTTAAATAGCCGACCATTATGCGCACTCAGTGAAGACCCCGAAGACTTAGACTGTCTCACACCGTCTCATTTTTTGGCGAGTGGTCCAACACTAACTATCATCGAGACTGAGAGAGACTTGCGGACAAGGTGGCAactcacacaaaaaatatttgatgaccTGTGGAAGAGATGGCGAGCTGAATACCTGTGCCAACTATCAGCTCGCAGCAAGTGGCGCAAACCTCATCAGAATTTGAAGATCAATGACATCGTCATCATTCACGACGTTAATTTGCCCCCGGGAAAGTGGCCCATGGGCAGAGTTATTGAACTTCATCCAGGGAAAGACGGGTACGTCAGAGTAGTGACCCTACGCACGAAAAATGGGACACTTAAGAGACCAATTACAAAATTGTCCGTTTTGCCGATCAACGACAATAATCAAAGCCACGATGCAGAAAAAGAAAACCAAGAAGgtcaaacaaataacaataaatattccaaGCCAGCCTCATCAAAATTGTGCAACTTCATAATAACGACACTCATACTTCTGATGTTTATTTGTTCAGGAACGTGCGAACACAAAATTTCCAAAGTTgcagataataaaaacatattttttgataaagttACAAACATGAAATGGGAACGTGATGAATGGAAACTCATCGTTTATTGCGATATGGCTCCGTATTGGCAAGGAATGAACCTTCTGAACAAGTTTATCACTCATCTAGACAACATATGTTTAAGGGATCAAATACCACAATGCAACGTAGTCCGATTACAACTTACTCACGGGTACAACGAACTTGAACACTACAACAACGTTTTACTTGGTCAGCAAGGTCAAGTTCGTCGACGTCGCGGGCTTATCAACGGTATTGGCTACGTCGCACATAGTTTGTTTGGAGTTTTAGACGAAACTTTTGCCGAACAATATCAGAAGGATATTGCCTTAATAAGAAGCGATCAAAAACATCTTAGCAATCTCTGGAGAAACCAAACGTCAATTGTGGAGGCTGAGCTAAATGTCATCAAAAGAATTGAAAATACCCTGGACAAGCAGCACAAGATTCTCAATCAACACATTACCAACTACTACTCGGACATGAACAAACTGAAAGAAGAAATCCGACACACTGACAATAAAGCGAAATTCACTTTATCAACGTTTATAGCCAATAACATCATGACCAATCTAAAAGAAATCCAGGAGACGCTAGTTGATACAGTGGCCaacatttattatgaaaagtTTAACTTTCACTTACTAACACCAGCTCAGTTGAAAAACGAACTGAATGTTATAACCGGACAAATCTCAAAGGACCTAGCCTTACCGATTAATAATATTCAGGCTGACTTAGCGAAGATATATCATCTATTGAAAGTGAAAGCAAGAGTTACTAGGGAGTTCCTGATTTTCGAAGTAAGAATTCCTCTTGTAAGCAGGGAAGACTATGAGCTTTACAACCTCATACCGATTCCACAACAAGCCAACACAAGCATGGTCATTATAGTACCTGTAGCAAACAGTGGTCTCGAACCTACCGATTTTTCGGTATTTCTACCGATATGGGCTCTGTTCTACCGAAATACCGAAATATAA